A window of the Apodemus sylvaticus chromosome 15, mApoSyl1.1, whole genome shotgun sequence genome harbors these coding sequences:
- the LOC127665969 gene encoding cystatin-A-like, translating into MMPGGLTKARPATEKIQEIADKVRPQLEKEINERYEKFEAVEYKTQVVAGVNFFIKVNVGNGSFTHIKVFQGLGGEDDLELTGYQTNKTEEDELNYF; encoded by the exons ATGATGCCAGGAGGCTTGACGAAGGCCAGACCTGCTACAGAAAAAATCCAGGAGATTGCTGACAAG GTTAGACCACAACTTGAAAAGGAAATCAATGAGAGATATGAAAAATTCGAAGCTGTTGAGTATAAAACCCAAGTCGTCGCCGGAGTCAATTTCTTCATTAAG GTAAATGTAGGAAATGGTTCTTTCACCCACATAAAAGTTTTCCAGGGTCTTGGCGGAGAGGATGATTTGGAACTTACTGGTTACCAGACTAACAAAACCGAGGAAGATGAGCTGAACTACTTCTAA